AATGAGGTAGTAGCGGTATATTAATAGTGAAGGTGTTAGATAACAGGCTCTGGAGCTATATAATGACCAGGAGGCCTCACTATTTATACCAGGACGGTGTCCGGGTCTATGACGGGGGACTAAAATCTAGAGGTCAGCAACAATAGATTGACTCCTTTCGGGGTTAACACTACTGCTATATTTACATATAAGGAGTtatatcttactattttTATCTGTCACATTGAATACCATTTGAGGTAGAAGCCCGCTTTCTCAATATCCCTAGCCGGGTTCCAAGTATAGCCCATCTTTGTTGCACACGTAAACAATACTACACATGCAaaagaacaaagaacagggggatatttttagtataacCGTGCTGGCTGCATCTCATTATTCCCCTCCCTAAAATGTGGAGCATTCTGTTATCCACCTCCTATGGTCTCTATGCTCGGAGCCATATCAAATCCGTGTTCGCCcccctcttctttctcgtcgACCACATGCACCCTACTAGTTCACCGATCGAAAGATGAAGTCGATACTACGGACTTTGATGCTATCCCCGCCATCCCTTATCTAAATCCCGCCTAATATAGCGAGAGTAGTGAGCACAGTCAAGAATAAGCTTGGATCATGCGAGAAGCCGAGGAGCGGACACGGTTCGGCTCTCACAGCCGGGAGCACGGTGTCTTGCACTATCATATACAATAATATATGGATAAGGCTACCCTTGTGGTTACCACTCCTGCCCCGTGCGATCCAAGCTCTAGCCGATGGTGGTTCCCACCGAAATTCTGTTGAAAGGCGACACATCGCCCCCTCTATCACATGAGTAATTGAATGCTGTAAatgaagaaagcaaaggGCATCACGGCTGGGATTGTAAATATGATCCACTCCGCCTACTAGGTCAGAGGTTCGCACGGCCGGGGTGCTTGCGGGACTAGTATGGCATCTTGGGTGAGATGATATATGATAGAGCAGAGATGCAAATATCGGTTTAATATAAACGATTTAACTCTAGATAAGCCCgaaatagttataataataagaagaagaaaaagtcTTTCCCAACCCCCAGCCCTACTCATCTCAGTCTCATTCCCGTGCCTCCGCCAGCTGTCTGGAGGCAATACCTATCTGCACCAGACcaatggagatggtgagTACTGCCACCGTGAAACCAACCTGGGCAGTGTACATCGTTGCCAGATATCGTCTGTCTGTCAAATAGTCCCCAAAGCCCGTCGGCGGGTGGTTACCCCCGATTGCTTGCAATATCTTCAACCGCCATCCAAATACCGGAAAGTCCATGGACGCGGAATACGTGCTCCATTCGATGATCCTGTCACCATCCCTGACGTGCTTCGgaagtatattattattgaatCGCATTACGGTGTTGGAGCGCCTCGTCCCAAGACCGAGACAACCCCAGATGCTGTCCTGCGACGGATTCGCCACACACTGTATGATAAATGGATCGACAGCTCTAAgtttttccttctccaactccagtgCGTGCTCCAGAAGCTTGCGGGATTCCAGACATTGGCTGAAGAGAAGACGGTACGACAGAATGATCTCCTGACATACGACATCTTCGTCTTGCGCCGGGTAGGGCGGCTGAGGAAATGCAGTATAAGGCATCAACCAGTTCGTGATGCTGGCCATCCCAAGTTAGCAGTTGCGCAGGATATGACTGATGGGCGTAACATACTTTGCAGTCATAGAGACTTCTCTAGACGGGGTAGCGCCTTTGGCCCTTGCCGCGCAAAGAGAAGGGAACCGAAACAGAGACAGCTCACGTCGTCGCTGGTCCAGGTGCATATGCTGGCTGATCGTGTCCACCCACTTCAGTTGAATGGCCCCGTGTTTCTTCAAGGTAGAGTATGTGACCCGTGACTCGTGCAGgatgtcttcttcaagcttTGCTGCCTTCCAGGCCACCGGCTCTGCGTTTTGTCGTCCTTTGGCGGCCTGCTCGTACAATGCATGGAACATGTCCCCAAGTTCGTCTTCCAGACGATGCTCGACGGAAACTGTTTTCTCGCCATACTCTACCTCTAACACAATCCCCGATGTGGTTGGAGTTGTGCTGTGTCCCTGTGATATTTCGTCCGCTAAAAATTCCAGACCAGGCCGATGACTCTCATCTGTTGTCTGGGTAATTGTCGCCGATGCTGGGTCTGGCGTGTCCATCGCCTGCGCTGCGATCGTCCCATCCACTGAGCCTGTCGTGGTGAAAGGCCCCGTGGTATCCTGCGCTTCTATAGTCGATGGCGTATCTGGTGGTCGTGGTGTTTGTGGTGCTGCCGCTTCATGTGGTGTAGGCACGTACATCAATGGTTTGACGGCAGCCGAGAGCCAGCATAGCGTCTGCACGATTGCACCAGCAATCACAGCTTTTGGGATCTCATTGAGGTTTTCCATCCTTCTTCGGCTGTATGGGCCCGACAAAAACTGGCACAGAACAGCTTGGATGGTCGGATTGTCGGCTCCGTTATTTCCAGTCCGCAGGGATCTCCAGGCTCGAGCAACAGAGAAACACCATTCCCAGAAATATTTGACAGACTCCTGTCTCTCTCGGCCCAGCATTCCCCAGATGGCGCCGTCGAACCGCCGGAATTGGGGGTGATAGGTATCTTCCAAGTGCTGGCAAAAGTCCCATATGCCTGGGTACTGATGCGCCACATCTATGCCCACCCCAAATAGGACCGACACGCTTAATTCCCAGGTCATTTTGACCTAAGTATCTGTTAGTATCCCCGAACTCAAAATCCTCTGCCCCGGGTCTGGACATTACCCCAGAATGGCCCGTATCAGGGGCTGTTGCTTGGCCATGATTCGATGCACCAGGATTGCCCTCTGGCGCCTGCGAAAGCACCTCACTGCTACCTGGCCCATATTAAATATCGGAAGTTGTATTGAGGCTATTGCGGGTATTGCGACGGGCAATGAGTGACACCGCAGACATCTCGAAGCTCATTGCATTTGGCATGAGCTAGGCGCGAGGCGacgcgaggaggagctcaacTGAGAATCGTAATGGAAAGAATCGTGACAATGATACAGAGGAAGTAGATAGAATAGGAGATGGTTAGTTACGTATTCCAAGCGTTAGAGATCACGGTGATATTTAAAACTTTGGACGACAGCCAACAAGACCCGACTTGGGAGGACCCGAGCTCTTTCCACCCATTTCCACGAAGCACGACGGTagctgctgctcttttcGTTTGTTTAAGCAGTGGCCCGGATGCAGTGGCACTCAGAAGCACGGTATCTGTGGATTATTCTGAACCGGTACTGGCAGATTGCCACAACCACAAACGGCACCACATTGCGGGCTGCAGAACCTTGTATTACTGGACGCGTAGTTCTGATGGTATGAGACTTGTCGAATAACAAACTAGGGAGCCGCATGGAAGCTGGACCGTTGCCAAACACTGTTTTTTTGCCCCTGCGTTGGCCGGCATCGAGCGATTACCCGCCTGTTGTTGGAATTTGGATCCAGAGTTGATCAATCGATCATATTCATGTCGGAGTAATTTCACCGTTTACCGGTAGTCCGCcccaggaggagaagccaaTATACAAACGTAGAGACGTGGACAGGATCCACTCTCCCCAGGTGGTAGACAGTTCAAACAATTAGTAGCTAGTTCGTATGTATACTGTATAAAACAAGACTGCTTTTTTCGCTTACTGCTAGGTACATAAATCTGATCGCGCAATGCTATGCTTGGAAAACAAAAACGCCCACGCTAAATACATCAAAGAGCAGCCATAAATCAGGATATTATTTGTTTCGTGCTGGCATATGAGTACATCCCGACACAAGGCGAAATAAGCACACATACCATGCAGCCCGAGCATTCACGCGCGCCGCTGTCCCTTGGAGCTTGGAATTTCGCTCCTTTTCATCTTTGTTGATCTGTAGTAGTTGGGAAGCATAACAGCAGGTACTCGGTCCTTAATCGCCCTTATGTGCTTATCTTGATTTATAGACTACCGCTGCTAAATATCGATATAGCAATCTGGTATAACCACAAAGACCAGGGGTTATATTGAAATAAAGAAACATTATGTTATCTCTGCTTTAATGGGATAATACCCTATAGACTCTTTTACTATCTTCTTTCTGGTATTGATTAAATGCTACTATCCGCTGAAACGAACCTGAGGCACTGTTACCCGATAATAAAGGAGACATAGGTCATGGGGCTGGTTTTTGGTAAAGGCCTTTATTTATGGAAATGCACAGTACCACCCACTCTGGCGTTGACACTGTCTTTGACCTCTGCTTTCAGTTTATATATTACCGCCGGAGTAGAGAAGCCTGTCGGTCTAAGCGCCCTTTGTCGTACCGTATATATCGCAGGAGATAAAAACAGGGAGCCATTATAGTAGCAATGTATTCCTTGTCTCTCGTTATTCCTAAATCTAGAGTTGAAGAAATGAAAGGGCACCGAAGATAAACCTGCAGGGACGTCCGGCAAAGAAAAATGGTGTTTAATAGTATAATGACGCAAGGTATGAGATAGGATCATGGGGAAAACACTGGATAGGCGACTGCAAAAACCATACCAAGAGCCGCTCACATATGATATGGGCACTGGGATACATGCATCGCTAGCCAGATAAATCATCTTTCTCAGGTTACGACTAGTAGAAAACCCGCAGCTTCACGGTTGCACCTCCATAAGCTGCCGCGCAGCAATGGACGTTTGTAGTGTACCAAACGAGACCGCGAGCACCACAGCGAGCACACTGACTCGGGCAGTATCTCGCCTTATTGGATCCCGCGGATCCATGAGAAACCCCAGGAATTCAGCTGGTGAGTGGTCATTGCCAAAAGCCTGAATTGCCAACAGTCGCCATCTAAAACTGGAGAAATGTATCCACGCAAAATACGTGCTCCACTCCTTTATGAAGCCGTCATCCCGACGACAACGAGCTGGCAGAGTCGCGGCGCTGAAGGGTGTATCTGGCTTTGCGATGCCGGCCCAAACCCTCCAGGTGCTGGGCACCTTGCCAATGCATTGCAGGATAAACGGGTCATAGGGCGTTGACTCCTCAGTTGACTTGTCCAACTCGTCCAACTCTTCTTTCAGTCGTCTGCGGGATGCCGTTCTCTGCCCAAACAGGAGCCGATAGGACAGGATTACCTGTTGGCACACTCTTTCCTCGTTGCCCACGCTGTTAGGCCACCCATAGTCCCGACTGGGGAGCAGCCAATTCGTGATACTGATCCAACGGGCGAGGAAACATCGTCAGTAATCCGCACAACATGACGTGATCAAGGAGTGTTGGCATACTTGGAAATCACTTTACATTTATTCCGGTTCTGTATGCGAACAGCGCAGACCGATGGGTACCGGAAGACAGACAGGACACCAGTGTCTCGGTCCAGTGACAGGTGCTCACTCAGGGTACTCACCCATTTCAGGCGAACACCAGCATACTTCCTAAGGGATGTATAGGTCACGCATGGTTCATGCACAACATCGCCAGTAGCACGAGTAAACCTTTGGCCATCCATCCCCCCTTCCTCCATTGGTATGGGAACGGCGGCCTGATTGATTTGGTGGAATAACTGACCCAAAGTGGAATTTAGGGTCACTGGACGGCTGACCTTCATCCCGTTGTACAGGGCCGTCAGCGATAAAGCCTTCGCCGGTCCGTTTGGAGTCCTGACATCAACCAGATCCTGCTTTTCCACGACTGGCATGATTGTTACCGAGAGCCAGCATAGAGTGTGCAGTAATGCTTTCACAATTGCAAATTGAACGTTCTCTCCGAGTTCCCCAAAACTCACATTTTCCTGGCCGTGCGCAGACAGGAATTCTGTAGCCAACTCCTCGACAGTTGGATTGCTGTTCTGCAAACGCCTGCAAGTTCGGATGACAAGGGCACACCATTTCCATTGCTGGGAGTGGCTCGTGGTGTACACTTCGTTCATCAGGGGCCACATCGCTTTATCGAACTCGGCGAACCGGGGGAAGCACTCCTTTTCCACATGGCGGAAGAACCGGTCCACCCCTGGATACCTACTGCGCTCCTCCTGGTTCCCAAGGCCAAATAGCTCGTGAATGGCAAGGTTGCGGCCCTGAGGAAAGTTGTGTATTAGCACCAAAGCGCCCAGACACTACTCTGTAGCAATTGAAACGTACCCGACTGCTGCCACGGCTTCTAGTCCTGCCGGGTGTCGGGCAACCTTGAGGTACCGCAGCCCGGCCCTCTCGTTGCGACGTGGGATATTCCGCCATTTCAATATCTTCGAGGGCATTGCGGCGACTGCGGACGTTCGCCGTTGATGCCGGCAGCATTTGTGGCGTCTTCAGGCTTGAGGGACGTGGGTGAAATCGAGATCTGCGCTGTCCTGGCTTGACAAATGGTAATCCAAGGTGCCGTGATAGGAGAGAGCATGGAAGTGCTGGTTGGACACGACGAAGGAGTTTGGAGCAACCGGAACCCAACATCTGGCAAGCATCATCATGGCATTTAAGTAAATTTCCGGGAGACAGAAACAAGTGGCTTGCGATCGACCAACGTTACGATGGTAAACGACACTCAAACAGAGGGGCCGGAACTGCGATGGCGTTTGTGTCCTGTTCGTCCATCTCGCTCGTTTGGTTCGCCGGGACTGTCCAGAATTTCATGTCTCTCTTCGCTTTCAAAGGGAAATGTTGCTGGCGGCCGCATGTGCTAGTCCTGCGAGACAGCATTGCTGCCGCTGATCCCAGGACAAGATAAAGACAGTGGAACTGCGCAACATGGATGCGATAACTTCGCGATTACAATTAGTATGGTTTTGTCCAAACTCAGCTCTCCGAGACGACAAGTCCAGCAAACGGGGTCGGGAATAGTATAACATTGTGCAAGAAGCCGAGCATCCGGCTATGATTTGGATATCACAGTCAGGAGTAAGGT
This is a stretch of genomic DNA from Aspergillus puulaauensis MK2 DNA, chromosome 8, nearly complete sequence. It encodes these proteins:
- a CDS encoding uncharacterized protein (TransMembrane:1 (o497-519i)), whose translation is MTWELSVSVLFGVGIDVAHQYPGIWDFCQHLEDTYHPQFRRFDGAIWGMLGRERQESVKYFWEWCFSVARAWRSLRTGNNGADNPTIQAVLCQFLSGPYSRRRMENLNEIPKAVIAGAIVQTLCWLSAAVKPLMYVPTPHEAAAPQTPRPPDTPSTIEAQDTTGPFTTTGSVDGTIAAQAMDTPDPASATITQTTDESHRPGLEFLADEISQGHSTTPTTSGIVLEVEYGEKTVSVEHRLEDELGDMFHALYEQAAKGRQNAEPVAWKAAKLEEDILHESRVTYSTLKKHGAIQLKWVDTISQHMHLDQRRRELSLFRFPSLCAARAKGATPSREVSMTANITNWLMPYTAFPQPPYPAQDEDVVCQEIILSYRLLFSQCLESRKLLEHALELEKEKLRAVDPFIIQCVANPSQDSIWGCLGLGTRRSNTVMRFNNNILPKHVRDGDRIIEWSTYSASMDFPVFGWRLKILQAIGGNHPPTGFGDYLTDRRYLATMYTAQVGFTVAVLTISIGLVQIGIASRQLAEARE
- a CDS encoding uncharacterized protein (TransMembrane:1 (o474-494i)), translated to MLPASTANVRSRRNALEDIEMAEYPTSQREGRAAVPQGCPTPGRTRSRGSSRGRNLAIHELFGLGNQEERSRYPGVDRFFRHVEKECFPRFAEFDKAMWPLMNEVYTTSHSQQWKWCALVIRTCRRLQNSNPTVEELATEFLSAHGQENVSFGELGENVQFAIVKALLHTLCWLSVTIMPVVEKQDLVDVRTPNGPAKALSLTALYNGMKVSRPVTLNSTLGQLFHQINQAAVPIPMEEGGMDGQRFTRATGDVVHEPCVTYTSLRKYAGVRLKWVSTLSEHLSLDRDTGVLSVFRYPSVCAVRIQNRNKCKVISNITNWLLPSRDYGWPNSVGNEERVCQQVILSYRLLFGQRTASRRRLKEELDELDKSTEESTPYDPFILQCIGKVPSTWRVWAGIAKPDTPFSAATLPARCRRDDGFIKEWSTYFAWIHFSSFRWRLLAIQAFGNDHSPAEFLGFLMDPRDPIRRDTARVSVLAVVLAVSFGTLQTSIAARQLMEVQP